One window of the Hemitrygon akajei unplaced genomic scaffold, sHemAka1.3 Scf000073, whole genome shotgun sequence genome contains the following:
- the LOC140722226 gene encoding uncharacterized protein, producing MAHQRVHTGERPFTCSDCGKGFTYSSKLKVHQRVHTGERPFICSDCGKGFTQSSTLQSHQRVHTGEKPFTCSDCGKGFTQSSTLQSHQRVHTGEKPFTCPDCGKGFTLLSHLQRHQSVHTGKRPFTCSVCGKTFTQSSHLQSHQRVHTGEKPFTCSDCGKRFTWSSDLLRHQRFHTGEKPFTCPDCGKGFTLLSHLQRHQLVHTGKRPFTCSVCGKAFTQSSHLQSHQRVHTGERPFSCSDCGKGFTHLSELQSHQRVHTREKPYTCSDCGKHFTRSSTLLAHQSVHTGEWPFTCCECGKGFTRSSHLLKHQRVHSG from the coding sequence atggctcaccagcgagttcacaccggggagcggccgttcacctgctcggactgtgggaaaggattcacttactcatctaagttgaaggtacatcagcgagttcacactggagagaggccgttcatctgctcggactgtgggaagggattcactcagtcatccaccctacagagtcaccaacgagttcacactggggagaagccattcacctgctcagactgtgggaagggattcactcagtcatccaccctacagagtcatcaacgggttcacactggggagaaaccattcacctgcccagactgtgggaagggattcactttattatctcacctacagagacaccaatcAGTACACACTggaaagaggccattcacttgctcagtctgtgggaagacattcactcagtcatcccacctacagagtcaccagcgagttcacaccggggagaagccgttcacctgctcagactgtgggaaaagattcacttggtcatctgatctactgagacaccagcgatttcacactggggagaagccattcacctgcccagactgtgggaaaggattcactttattgtctcacctacagagacaccagttagTACACACTGgaaagaggccgttcacctgctcagtctgtgggaaggcatttactcagtcatcccacctacagagtcaccaacgagttcacaccggggagaggccattctcctgctcagactgtgggaagggattcactcatttatccgaactacagagtcaccaacgagttcacactagggaaaagccgtacacctgctcagactgtggaaagcattTCACTAGATCATCcaccctattggcacaccagtcagttcacactggggagtggccgttcacctgctgtgaatgtgggaagggattcactcggtcatctcatctactgaaacaccagcgagttcactctGGGTAG